A genomic segment from Vagococcus zengguangii encodes:
- a CDS encoding NUDIX hydrolase, giving the protein MDLKANLSRYVAVNQQEAADKKLMLDLMETQEHLFTRINKCAHFTASAWVVNQGRDKVLMAYHNLYDSWAWLGGHADGNKNLLEVAIKEVQEESGLKNVKAVTNEIFSIEVLTVDGHEKKGLYEPSHLHLNVTYLLEADENEPLINKPDENSEVAWFKLDDAVAASNEEWFRKRIYPKLNAKLKQYLDGSLAK; this is encoded by the coding sequence GTGGATCTAAAAGCAAACTTAAGTCGTTACGTAGCAGTTAATCAACAAGAAGCAGCTGATAAGAAATTGATGTTAGATTTGATGGAAACACAAGAACACTTATTTACTAGAATTAATAAGTGTGCGCACTTTACAGCGTCTGCGTGGGTTGTGAATCAAGGTCGGGACAAAGTCTTAATGGCATATCATAATCTATATGATTCATGGGCGTGGTTAGGTGGTCATGCGGATGGTAATAAAAATTTACTAGAAGTGGCTATTAAAGAAGTCCAAGAAGAGAGTGGGTTGAAAAACGTTAAAGCCGTTACGAATGAAATTTTTTCTATTGAAGTTTTAACGGTTGATGGTCATGAAAAAAAGGGGCTATATGAACCTTCACATCTTCACTTAAATGTCACTTACTTATTAGAGGCTGATGAGAATGAACCCCTTATTAATAAACCAGACGAAAATAGTGAAGTAGCGTGGTTCAAGTTAGATGATGCAGTGGCAGCATCTAATGAAGAGTGGTTTAGAAAGCGTATTTACCCAAAATTAAATGCTAAGTTGAAACAATATCTTGACGGTTCACTAGCTAAATAA
- a CDS encoding endonuclease/exonuclease/phosphatase family protein — MKKLFKGLLIVISFILLIAICYISYLFLDYKRLPDNLALEVVNQTKLATPESKNHYQVTSFNIGYAAYPDDYSFFIDGGKYSRAYDKQTVLNNLDGIISNLKALDSDIIMLQEVDTKGHRSKNVQEVDYLATNLNQYHYVFGQNYDSSYLFYPITQPIGAATSGLLSLSKYPIEKSTRYTLPIETDINKFFDLDRAFTVSETTLDGHPLTFINVHLSAFTKDKNILENQIKRLSSFMTQAYKDGNSVIVAGDFNHDMLGNSPEVFNTDRLVRTWTHPFPEDLLPEHFSIPKGNLASDKVPSVRSNGEPYEPGKSFVSIVDGFIVSDDIVVEDLSVHNIDFKYSDHQPITLTFNISK; from the coding sequence ATGAAAAAACTATTCAAAGGACTTTTAATAGTAATTAGTTTCATCCTATTAATCGCTATTTGCTATATTAGTTATCTATTTCTAGACTATAAACGTTTACCAGACAACTTAGCACTTGAGGTTGTCAATCAGACTAAATTAGCAACACCTGAGTCAAAAAACCACTATCAAGTCACGAGTTTTAATATTGGTTATGCAGCCTATCCCGATGATTATTCGTTTTTTATAGACGGAGGTAAGTATTCCCGCGCCTACGACAAACAAACTGTGTTAAACAATCTCGATGGTATTATTTCCAATCTGAAAGCTTTAGATTCGGATATCATTATGCTACAAGAAGTCGATACTAAGGGTCATCGTTCGAAGAATGTCCAGGAGGTTGATTATTTAGCGACTAATCTCAACCAATATCACTATGTTTTTGGACAAAATTATGATTCAAGTTATCTATTTTATCCGATAACGCAACCAATTGGAGCAGCAACTTCAGGATTACTGTCTTTAAGTAAATACCCTATTGAAAAAAGCACGCGCTATACCTTACCAATTGAAACCGACATTAATAAATTTTTTGATTTAGACCGGGCTTTTACAGTATCAGAAACAACGCTAGATGGACATCCATTAACATTTATAAACGTCCATCTTTCAGCTTTCACTAAAGATAAAAATATCTTAGAGAACCAAATCAAACGCCTGAGTTCTTTTATGACTCAGGCCTACAAGGACGGTAACAGCGTGATTGTGGCAGGTGATTTTAATCACGACATGTTAGGGAACAGTCCTGAAGTGTTTAATACCGATAGATTGGTTAGAACCTGGACACATCCATTCCCCGAAGATCTGCTACCAGAACATTTTTCTATCCCTAAAGGAAACTTAGCGTCTGACAAAGTCCCATCAGTTCGCTCTAATGGTGAACCTTACGAACCGGGAAAATCCTTCGTCTCAATCGTTGATGGTTTTATCGTCTCTGATGATATAGTAGTGGAAGATCTTTCTGTCCACAACATTGACTTCAAATATTCAGATCATCAACCGATTACTTTAACTTTTAATATTAGCAAATAA
- the ccpA gene encoding catabolite control protein A, with protein sequence MEKQTITIYDVAREANVSMATVSRVVNGNPNVKPVTRKKVLEVIDRLDYRPNAVARGLASKKTTTVGVIIPDISNAYFSALARGIDDVATMYKYNIILASSDGQTEKEVNVLNTLLSKQVDGIVFMGYHITDELRAEFSRSKTPVVLAGAIDPDQQVGSVNIDYAKACKEATELLAKNGNKEIALVTGSLLDPINGKQRLNGYKEALKEANLPYKEGLVFETVYDHKIVEDLAERIINSGATSAIVTQDVLALGILNAIQDRGIKVPEEFEIVTSNNTFLTEVARPKITTTSQPLYDIGAVSMRLLTKLMNKEEVEEKQIILPHGFKIKDSTKK encoded by the coding sequence ATGGAAAAACAAACTATTACAATTTATGATGTTGCACGCGAAGCGAATGTTTCAATGGCAACTGTATCACGTGTCGTTAATGGTAACCCAAATGTTAAACCGGTTACGCGTAAGAAAGTGCTAGAGGTTATTGACCGTCTAGATTACCGTCCAAACGCTGTTGCTCGTGGTCTAGCAAGTAAAAAAACTACAACAGTTGGTGTAATCATTCCCGATATTAGTAATGCTTATTTCTCAGCATTAGCGCGTGGTATCGATGATGTTGCGACAATGTACAAATACAACATCATTTTAGCAAGTTCTGATGGCCAAACGGAAAAAGAAGTCAACGTGTTGAACACGTTATTATCAAAACAAGTAGATGGTATCGTCTTTATGGGTTACCACATTACGGATGAATTAAGAGCGGAATTTTCACGTTCTAAAACACCAGTTGTATTAGCAGGAGCTATAGACCCTGACCAACAAGTAGGATCGGTAAACATTGACTATGCTAAAGCTTGTAAAGAAGCAACTGAATTGTTAGCTAAAAACGGTAACAAAGAAATTGCCTTAGTAACAGGATCGTTATTAGATCCAATTAATGGTAAACAACGTTTGAATGGTTATAAAGAAGCGTTAAAAGAAGCTAACTTGCCTTATAAAGAAGGATTGGTTTTTGAAACGGTTTATGACCATAAAATTGTAGAAGATTTGGCTGAAAGAATTATCAATAGTGGGGCAACATCAGCGATTGTAACGCAAGATGTTTTAGCTTTAGGGATTTTAAATGCTATTCAAGACCGCGGTATTAAAGTGCCCGAAGAATTCGAAATAGTAACGTCTAATAACACGTTCTTAACAGAAGTGGCTCGTCCGAAAATTACAACAACTAGCCAACCTTTATATGATATCGGTGCAGTGTCAATGCGTTTGTTGACTAAGTTAATGAACAAAGAAGAAGTTGAAGAAAAACAAATCATCTTGCCACACGGATTCAAGATAAAAGATTCAACGAAAAAATAA
- a CDS encoding metal ABC transporter substrate-binding protein, producing MKKLFKALITMSVLMTLGACAKTEKSNEANDGIKVVTTFYPVYDFTTKIVGDNGEVSMLVTGEVEPHDYEPSAKDIAKIQSADVFVYSSNEMETWVSSVLANIDTKKTKVIEASAGIELLANEEGDEHDHEADEHDHEADEHDEHDGHDHEAETPEHDEEEAEDHAGHNHELDPHVWLSPLLAEQQAKNILSGITEIDAPNKTNYEKNYNQFVEKLTNLDGEFKEAFKDAQNKTFVTQHAAFGYLANEYGLHQVSISGLTPDVEPSPKQLAALQDFVKEEQVKYIYIEQSGSSKYADTIAKATGAEILTLSTLETVSTKDVKAGEDYFSIMENNLEALKKSIK from the coding sequence ATGAAAAAACTATTTAAAGCACTGATAACTATGTCTGTTCTGATGACGTTAGGCGCGTGTGCGAAAACAGAAAAAAGTAACGAAGCAAATGATGGGATTAAAGTAGTCACAACGTTTTATCCTGTTTATGATTTTACTACAAAAATTGTTGGGGACAATGGCGAAGTTAGTATGTTGGTTACTGGTGAAGTTGAGCCTCACGATTATGAACCGAGTGCCAAAGACATTGCTAAAATTCAATCAGCTGATGTGTTTGTGTATAGTTCAAATGAAATGGAAACCTGGGTATCTTCAGTCCTAGCTAATATCGATACCAAGAAGACCAAAGTAATTGAAGCTTCTGCAGGGATTGAGCTCTTAGCGAATGAAGAAGGTGATGAACATGACCATGAAGCAGATGAACATGACCATGAAGCAGATGAACATGATGAACACGATGGGCATGATCATGAAGCAGAAACACCTGAGCATGACGAAGAGGAAGCCGAAGATCATGCGGGTCACAATCATGAGTTAGATCCTCACGTATGGTTAAGTCCTCTATTGGCTGAACAACAAGCTAAAAACATTTTATCAGGTATTACTGAAATAGATGCACCAAATAAGACTAACTATGAGAAAAATTATAACCAATTTGTTGAAAAATTAACCAATCTAGATGGTGAATTTAAAGAGGCGTTCAAGGATGCTCAAAACAAAACATTCGTCACACAACATGCAGCTTTTGGTTACTTAGCTAATGAATACGGCTTACATCAAGTCTCCATTTCAGGTTTAACACCTGATGTTGAGCCTAGTCCAAAACAATTAGCAGCTTTGCAGGATTTTGTTAAAGAGGAACAGGTCAAATATATTTACATTGAACAATCAGGCTCAAGTAAATATGCCGATACAATTGCCAAAGCAACAGGTGCCGAAATTTTAACGTTATCGACATTAGAAACAGTCTCAACTAAAGATGTTAAGGCCGGCGAAGATTATTTTTCTATCATGGAAAACAACTTAGAGGCTTTGAAAAAATCGATTAAGTAA
- the dnaJ gene encoding molecular chaperone DnaJ — protein sequence MAKRDYYEVLGVSKDASDDEIKKAYRKLSKKYHPDINKEADADEKFKEVAEAYEVLSDAQKRAAYDQYGHASTDPNFGAGGGFGGGFEGFGGGGFGGFEDIFESFFGGGGRSSNPNAPRQGSDLQYSVNLTFEEAIFGTEKDISYKREESCKTCSGSGAKPGTHPETCARCHGQGTINVERQTPLGRVMSRQVCPDCQGKGQTIKDKCTDCHGTGKVNETHKVKVNVPAGVEDGQQMRLSGQGEAGINGGPYGDLYVVFRVEESPIFEREGADIFYELPVNFVQVALGTEIEVPTVHGDVKLKIPAGTQTGTTFRLRGKGAPRLRGTGNGDQHVIVKLVTPKNLNDAQKRALKDFAEASGDEVVSPQEEGFFDKVKDAFNGRKK from the coding sequence ATGGCAAAAAGAGATTATTATGAAGTGCTAGGGGTATCGAAAGATGCTTCAGACGATGAGATTAAAAAAGCCTATCGAAAATTATCAAAAAAATATCATCCAGATATTAATAAAGAAGCAGATGCTGACGAAAAGTTTAAAGAGGTAGCGGAAGCTTATGAAGTCCTAAGCGATGCGCAAAAACGTGCTGCTTACGATCAATATGGTCATGCGTCAACTGATCCTAACTTTGGTGCAGGTGGCGGCTTTGGTGGTGGATTTGAAGGTTTTGGAGGAGGCGGTTTTGGCGGCTTCGAGGATATTTTTGAATCATTCTTTGGAGGCGGTGGACGCTCAAGTAATCCAAATGCACCTCGTCAAGGTTCTGACTTACAATATAGTGTGAATTTAACGTTTGAAGAAGCGATTTTTGGTACTGAAAAAGATATTAGTTATAAACGCGAAGAATCATGTAAAACTTGTTCTGGTAGCGGGGCTAAACCTGGTACTCATCCGGAAACGTGTGCGCGTTGTCATGGACAAGGAACTATTAACGTTGAACGTCAAACACCACTTGGTCGTGTGATGAGCCGTCAAGTGTGTCCAGACTGTCAAGGAAAAGGTCAAACAATTAAAGATAAATGTACGGACTGTCACGGTACTGGTAAAGTTAATGAAACTCACAAGGTAAAAGTTAATGTACCAGCTGGTGTAGAAGATGGACAACAAATGCGTCTAAGTGGCCAAGGAGAAGCAGGGATTAACGGTGGACCTTATGGTGATTTATATGTTGTTTTCCGTGTTGAAGAAAGCCCAATTTTTGAACGTGAAGGGGCAGATATCTTCTATGAACTACCAGTGAATTTTGTTCAAGTTGCATTAGGAACTGAAATAGAAGTGCCAACTGTTCATGGAGACGTTAAATTGAAAATTCCTGCAGGTACACAAACAGGTACGACTTTCCGCTTAAGAGGCAAAGGAGCACCTAGATTGCGTGGAACTGGTAATGGAGACCAACATGTCATCGTGAAGTTAGTAACGCCTAAGAACTTAAATGACGCTCAAAAACGAGCATTAAAAGACTTTGCTGAAGCAAGTGGCGATGAAGTGGTTAGCCCTCAAGAAGAAGGCTTCTTTGATAAAGTAAAAGATGCATTTAATGGTCGTAAGAAGTAA
- the dnaK gene encoding molecular chaperone DnaK: MSKIIGIDLGTTNSAVAVLEGGEAKIIPNPEGNRTTPSVVSFKDGEIQVGEVAKRQAVTNPNTIASIKRHMGEAGYKVDIDGKSYTPQEISAMTLQYLKGFAEEYLGEKVTKAVITVPAYFNDSQRQATKDAGKIAGLEVERIVNEPTAAALAYGLDKTDKEEKVLVFDLGGGTFDVSILELGDGVFDVLSTAGDNNLGGDDFDNKIMNYLVEEFKKENGIDLSQDKMAVQRLKDAAEKAKKDLSGVTSTQISLPFITAGAAGPLHMEMTLTRAKFDELTADLVERTKLPVRQALKDAGLSASEIDEVILVGGSTRIPAVVEAVQKETNKTPNKSVNPDEVVAMGAAIQGGVIAGDVKDVVLLDVTPLSLGIETMGAVFTKLIDRNTTIPTSKSQVFSTAADNQPAVDIHVLQGERPMAADNKTLGRFQLTDIPPAPRGVPQIEVTFDIDKDGIVNVSAKDLGTQKEQKITIKSSSGLSDEEIEKMVKDAEANAEADKARKEEADLRNDVDALLFSVDKTLADLEGKVDEAEVKQAEAARDELKAAVEANDLEAMKTKRDALNEIVQNLTVKLYEQAAAAQQAAEGAGEAQGSADDIVDGDFEEVNKD; this comes from the coding sequence ATGAGTAAAATTATCGGTATTGACTTAGGAACTACTAACTCTGCGGTAGCTGTATTAGAAGGCGGAGAAGCTAAAATTATTCCAAATCCAGAAGGTAACCGTACAACACCATCTGTAGTATCTTTCAAAGATGGTGAAATTCAAGTAGGTGAAGTAGCGAAACGTCAAGCAGTTACTAACCCTAACACAATCGCTTCAATCAAACGTCATATGGGTGAAGCTGGTTACAAAGTAGACATCGATGGTAAATCTTACACACCTCAAGAAATTTCAGCGATGACTTTACAATACTTAAAAGGTTTTGCTGAAGAATACCTAGGCGAAAAAGTAACAAAAGCAGTTATCACTGTTCCAGCATACTTCAACGACTCACAACGTCAAGCAACTAAAGACGCTGGTAAAATCGCTGGTTTAGAAGTAGAACGTATCGTTAACGAACCAACTGCAGCTGCATTAGCTTACGGTTTAGATAAAACAGATAAAGAAGAAAAAGTTTTAGTATTTGACCTTGGTGGTGGTACGTTTGACGTGTCTATCCTTGAATTAGGAGATGGCGTATTCGATGTATTGTCAACAGCGGGTGACAATAACTTAGGTGGGGATGACTTTGATAACAAAATCATGAACTACTTAGTAGAAGAATTCAAAAAAGAAAACGGTATTGATTTATCTCAAGATAAAATGGCTGTACAACGTTTGAAAGATGCTGCTGAAAAAGCTAAAAAAGACTTATCAGGTGTGACAAGCACTCAAATTAGCTTACCATTCATCACTGCTGGAGCTGCAGGTCCATTACATATGGAAATGACCTTAACTCGTGCGAAATTTGATGAGTTAACAGCTGACTTAGTAGAACGTACTAAATTACCTGTACGTCAAGCCTTAAAAGACGCTGGTTTATCAGCTTCTGAAATTGACGAAGTAATCTTAGTTGGTGGTTCAACACGTATTCCTGCAGTTGTTGAGGCTGTCCAAAAAGAAACAAACAAAACACCTAACAAATCAGTTAACCCGGATGAAGTAGTCGCAATGGGTGCTGCAATTCAAGGTGGGGTTATTGCTGGTGATGTGAAAGACGTTGTATTATTAGATGTTACACCATTATCATTAGGTATCGAAACAATGGGTGCGGTCTTCACTAAATTAATCGACCGTAACACAACAATCCCAACAAGCAAATCTCAAGTATTCTCTACAGCAGCAGACAACCAACCAGCCGTAGATATTCACGTGTTACAAGGTGAACGTCCAATGGCAGCGGACAACAAAACATTAGGACGCTTCCAATTAACAGATATTCCACCAGCTCCACGTGGTGTTCCTCAAATCGAAGTAACATTTGACATCGACAAAGACGGTATCGTAAATGTTAGTGCGAAAGACTTAGGAACTCAAAAAGAACAAAAAATCACAATCAAATCTTCTTCAGGCTTATCAGATGAAGAAATTGAAAAAATGGTGAAAGATGCTGAAGCAAACGCTGAAGCAGATAAAGCACGTAAAGAAGAAGCTGACTTACGTAACGATGTGGATGCTTTATTATTCTCAGTTGATAAAACATTAGCTGATTTAGAAGGTAAAGTGGATGAAGCTGAAGTGAAACAAGCTGAAGCAGCACGTGACGAATTAAAAGCAGCCGTTGAAGCGAACGATTTAGAAGCTATGAAAACTAAACGTGATGCATTAAATGAAATCGTGCAAAACTTAACAGTTAAATTATATGAACAAGCAGCAGCGGCTCAACAAGCAGCTGAAGGTGCTGGCGAAGCACAAGGATCAGCAGATGATATCGTTGATGGTGACTTCGAAGAAGTAAACAAAGACTAA
- the grpE gene encoding nucleotide exchange factor GrpE, which yields MKEEMLQEEQATTETTQEATEETGAEVEEVIEVSKEEELEVKVNELEDQLLRVQAEMINMRNRNQKERELAARYRSQDLAKELLPAIDNLERALETEVTDENGENLKKGVEMVRDSLLNALNASGVEVISALGETFDPNLHQAVQTMPVSEGQAPDEVIHELQKGYKLHDRVLRPTMVIVAQ from the coding sequence ATGAAGGAAGAAATGCTTCAAGAAGAACAAGCTACAACTGAAACAACTCAAGAAGCGACTGAAGAAACAGGAGCCGAAGTTGAAGAAGTAATCGAAGTGTCTAAGGAAGAAGAACTTGAAGTAAAGGTCAACGAATTAGAAGACCAATTACTACGCGTTCAAGCAGAAATGATTAATATGCGAAATCGTAATCAAAAAGAACGTGAATTAGCTGCACGCTACCGTTCACAAGATTTAGCAAAAGAATTATTACCTGCTATCGACAACTTAGAACGTGCGCTTGAAACGGAAGTAACAGATGAAAATGGTGAAAACCTTAAAAAAGGAGTTGAAATGGTAAGAGATAGCTTACTAAATGCACTTAATGCATCAGGCGTAGAAGTCATTTCAGCACTTGGAGAAACCTTTGATCCAAACTTACATCAAGCCGTTCAAACAATGCCTGTTTCAGAAGGGCAAGCACCTGATGAAGTGATTCATGAACTTCAAAAAGGATACAAATTGCATGATCGTGTGTTACGTCCAACAATGGTTATCGTAGCACAGTAA
- the hrcA gene encoding heat-inducible transcriptional repressor HrcA → MLSQRQLDILRLVIQLNTETGEPIGSKTLMNAGIKASSATIRNDLVVLENQGLIEKPHTSAGRVPSLKGYRFYVDHLLQPSQMKQEDITRIRQSFDQEYTALNDIMAHSADFLSQLTNYTAISLGPEMTSRRLTGFRVIPLNKQQLVAIIITDKGNVESRVFKMPEHLAYSDIETIVSIANEKLVGEQLVTVYNKLRTEIPMILQKYFVTTRGVMDVFDTILASTFKDKVYISGQMNLLDNQMISDVHQIKSFYSLMDNQELLSNMISAPNEGIEFRIGSENDNELLSNMSMITASYEISEYGNGTIAIIGPTNMAYSEIFTLMDTYRKELANYLSDYYRLLDS, encoded by the coding sequence ATGTTATCACAACGACAATTAGATATTTTGCGATTAGTCATTCAGTTAAATACTGAAACGGGAGAACCAATCGGATCGAAGACATTGATGAACGCGGGTATTAAAGCCAGCTCAGCAACGATTCGGAATGATTTGGTAGTTCTTGAAAATCAAGGGTTGATAGAGAAGCCTCATACATCAGCTGGTCGTGTACCTTCATTGAAGGGGTATCGGTTCTATGTGGATCATCTATTACAACCATCACAAATGAAGCAAGAAGATATTACTAGAATTCGTCAATCGTTTGATCAGGAATACACGGCATTAAATGATATTATGGCGCATTCAGCGGATTTTTTATCTCAATTGACCAACTATACGGCGATATCGTTAGGACCTGAAATGACTAGCCGTCGTTTGACAGGTTTTAGGGTTATCCCACTAAACAAGCAACAATTAGTGGCCATTATCATTACAGATAAAGGGAACGTTGAAAGTCGAGTATTTAAAATGCCAGAACATCTTGCTTATAGCGATATTGAAACTATTGTTTCTATCGCCAATGAAAAATTAGTCGGTGAACAATTAGTCACGGTATACAACAAACTAAGAACGGAAATCCCTATGATTTTACAAAAATATTTTGTCACAACAAGAGGAGTGATGGATGTTTTTGATACAATTTTAGCAAGTACGTTTAAAGACAAAGTGTATATTAGTGGTCAAATGAATCTTTTGGATAACCAAATGATTTCAGACGTTCATCAAATTAAATCATTTTATTCATTAATGGATAATCAAGAGTTGTTGTCAAACATGATTTCAGCGCCGAATGAAGGTATTGAATTTCGAATTGGCTCAGAAAATGATAATGAACTCTTATCTAATATGAGCATGATTACGGCTTCCTATGAAATTAGTGAATACGGTAACGGTACGATTGCCATTATCGGGCCTACAAACATGGCCTATTCAGAAATTTTTACATTAATGGATACTTACAGAAAAGAATTAGCGAATTATTTAAGCGACTACTATCGCTTATTGGATTCATAA